CGTCGGGCCCGGGCCGAGCGGGAGTCTCTGCCTCGACCCTTCCCCTGTCCCCCGCCGCCTCCACGCTGTCGACGCCGGGCCCCGGGGTCCATCCGGCTGCTCCGGGCAGCAGCTCCCCTAAATCCGCGCTGGGCGTCAGGGCCAGGGGACTCAAGGGCTGGAAGATCACGGATTCCTCCTCCGCGTCGCAGGGCTCCTCCAACTCCAACGCCTTGGGCCACAGCTCTAGGTCCGGCAGGAACCACTCTTCGCCCTGCCCCCAGGTCTCCGGGCCCTGCGGCCCAGGGTAGGCCGGGGGCGGCTCGGCGCTCCCTTCCCTGGGGTGCTCCAGCGCGTCTCCCATCGCGCCCAGCTCGGTGCCGCTGAACATGAAGTCCAGGATCTCCTCGAGCTCGATGGTGGCGGCGGTGCTGGTGATGCCGTACTCTTCCGCCTCAAAAGGTGGGTCCGGCGGGGCCGCGTCCAACTCCAAGGACCCCCCGAGCCCCTCTCCCAGGAGCGGCAGCCCCGGCGGGGCCGCCGGGTCGGGCCGGGCCCCGTCCCGGTCCGGAATGGGGCCCTCCAGGGACTCCATCGGGAGGCCGGGAGGCCCCGTCTCCGCCGTCGAGGGATCCCGGAGGCCGTGCGAGCCTCTCGGGCCAGAAGGGTCCGCCGGGTCCGGCCCGGGGGCCGCCTCTCGGGGTCCGTCCGGCCCGGGGTCTCCCGGAGGCGGCTCCTGCACCACCTCCCAGCAGCTCCCGTTGACGATCTTCCGCAGCTTCACCCGCCCGACCTGCCCTTCCTCGGCCGAGTCGGAACCGGCCGCCCGGGCCTCGGGGCTGCGCTTTCTGGCCTCTCCGCTGTCGGGGGGGTTCCGGCCGCCCCTCTGAGCGCCGGCTCCTCCCGGCTCCCGCCTCTCCTCGGCCTCCTCCGCCTTCCCGCTCCTCTTGCGCCAGACGCGCCGGTTAGCGGGCGGCCGGGCGGGGCTGCTTCCCGAGACGCTCCCGGGGGACCGGGACGGGTCGGCGCCCGTCGAGGGCTTCGAGCGGCTCAGCTTGATCTTCCTGGGCGGCAGGGGGTCGTTCCCCGGGGAGTACGGGCTGAGCGGGGACAGCACCGGGTGACCGGGTGGAGAGAAAATCGGGGGGTGGCCGGGCGGGGAGAACACGCTGGGGGCGAGCACCGGGGGGCCCGGCGTGGTGGCCCAGGAAGCTTGATGCTGGTTGCCTAGAGAGAAGCTTCCCGCCTGGTCCTTGGCGCCGGTCTCCTCTCTCGCCACGGGTACGGGACACCCCCTCGGTGTCCCGGCCTGGTCCCGGGGGCCCTGCGGGCCGCCCTTCTTCTGGGGCCCGTCCGCTGTGCCGCCGAGCAGCTTTAATCGCCCGgctccggggggccggggggccggggccttGGGGAGCGGAGCCTGCGGAGGGATGCCGGGCCCCGGGAGGCGGGCGGACACCGGCGGGGCCTGCAGGCACTCCCGGTTTAGGCGCCGGCCCTGGGAGGCCTTGACCAGCTTGCTCCCCTCCAGCTGCAGCGACTCGAGCTCCAGGACCCGGAACCGGCGGGCGGCCGCCAGGATGTCCCGGACCTCCTCCCGGGAGGCCTCCATCTCCGAAGTGTACAGGAAGTTCACCAGCTTGCGGAGCGTGCTGATCTTCAGCCCCCCGAGCTGCAGGACCACCTGGCGGCCCTGGGCCGGCTGCTCCTGCTCCAGGCGCTCCGTGAAGAAGGGGCTGCAGGCGGACAGGACGCAGGAGTGGGCCGGGACCGCCTCACCTGGGGAGAAACGCCAGCACGTCAACCTCCCGGGACGCCCGCGGACTTGCCcttctcatcgtcatcatcaatcgtatttattgagcgcttactgtgtgcagagcactggactaagcgcttgggaagtacaaattggcaacatacagagacggtccctacccaacagtgggctcacagtctaaaagtcggggCCGAGGCCtgggagacggtgagcccgttggaccgtctctatatgttgtcgacttgtccttcccaagcgcttaggacagtgctctgcacacagtaagcgctcagtaaatacgattgaatgagtgagctttattgggaaaatcaatcaatcgtatttattgagcgcttactgtgtgcagagcactgtactaagcgcttgggaagtacaagtcggcaacatatagagacagtccctacccaaatgcaGATCGAAAAGTTTGAAGGTTCCCAGAAGAGCATACGTATGGAAAAATAACTGctcctttatatatgtatgtatgtttgtttcctcccttcaaggccctgctgagagctcacctccttcaggaggccttcccagactgagccccttccttcctctccccctcgtccccctctccatcccccccatcttacctccttcccttccccacagcacctgtatatatgtatatatgtttgtacagatttattactctatttatttattttacttgtacatatctattctatttattttattttgttagtatgtttggttttgttctctgtctcccccttctagactgtgagcccactgttgggtagggactgtctctatatgttgccaatttgtacttcccaagcgcttagtgcagtgctctgcacatagtaagcgctcaataaatacgattgatgatgatgtttgcacatatttattactctattttatttatgcatatttattctattttattttgttaatttgttttgttctctgtctcccccttctagactgtgagcccactgttgggtagggaccgtctctatatgctgccaacttgttcttcccaagcgcttagtccagtgctctgcacacagtaaacgctcaataaataccattgaatgaatgaatgaactgctcagTCAATGGGGCGAGGAAAATAGGTGCTCACTTCCAGGCCCCTAAAGCACTGGTcaaatcatccatcgtatttattgagcgcttactatgtgcagagcactgtactaagcgcttgggaagtacaaattggcaacatatagagacagtccctacccaacagtggactcacaatcaAAAGTAACCTGAGCCGGGCATCTCCCCTCCTGCAAAGCAGCGGGTTCTtgactggaagcccactgttgggtagggaccgtctctatatgttgccaacttgtacttcccaagcgcttagtacagtgctctgcgcacagtaagcgctcaatacgattgaatgaatggaagtaattCCCGAGCCACCTCGACAGCCCTGGGAGGTGGCCGAGATCGTtcgcagggagaagtgaaggcaACTCGCCCAGCAAATAAGGAAGGAACTCGGGAATCTCCTCCTCGGGCTCACGGCATCACTGCCAGGGGCACTGCCTTTACAGTGGAGCGGATTGAGGGCCCCACGTGGGAGGAGTAAAAGAAAGGGAAATAAGGTCCGGGTTTTTAAAACCCAAAAAAGAGAACTCCAAAACAAAGTTAAAAAAAGCCTCCACCCTCTACCTTAAGCCCGACTCCTAGCCGGTGCATTGGAAAACAAATAAAGGCaattttagcagcgtggctcagcggaaagagcccaggctttggagtcagaggtcatgggttctaatcccggctccgccaattgtcagctgtgtgactttgggcaattcacttctctgggcctcagttacctcatctggaaaatggggatgaagactgtgagcccccctcgggacaacctgatcaccttgtaacctccccagctcttagaacagtgctttgcacataataagcgcttaataaatgtgattattattattattaattttctggGAATTTCCAGGTACCCCCAATGCAACCCCCTGAAGCCTGAGGCCTCTGCAGAAGAGACCCTGCACAATCCTTCAGTGTTGAAATCCACAGGATctcagaaggaagcagcatggctcaatggaaagagcccgggctttggagtcagaggtcatgggttctaatgccgcctccgccacttatcagctgtgggactttgggcaagtcacttcacttctctgggcctcagttccctcatctgtaaaatgaggatgaagactgtgagccccccgtgggacaacctgatcaccttgtaaccttcccagctcttagaacagtgctttgcacataataagcgcttaataaatgccattattatattattaattttcTGGGAATCTCCAGGTACCCCCAATACAACCCCCTGAAGCCTGAGGCCCCTGCACGAGAGACCCTGCACAATCCTTCagtgttccttctagactgtgagcagcccactgttgggtagggactgtctctatatgttgccaacttgtacttcccaagcgcttagtacagtgctctgcacacagaaagtgctcaataaatatgattgattgattgactgattgaaaccgAGATGATCTCGGAAGGAATCTCTGAACCCCACAAGGACAACTGTTGAAGAGGCTGCCCCGGACCCCAACTGACTCTCCTCCAGGCAAAGTCCGGTTGCCTGTCCACCGGCTTCACTCTTTCCAGAGCCCCGGAGATGGGTCGGAAATCTAGGGCTCGAACTGGTCCGGGGTGGGTTCCTCGCCCCCACCCCGCAGCcggtctctagaggttgccgacttgtccttcccaagcgcttagtacagtgctctgcacatagtaagcgctcaataaatacgattgatgatgatgtttgaatgaatgaatgaatgaatgacttcccctgCCCCGTATACTGTGGGGGGCCTGTGGGCTGCAGAGatatgtgctaggcgcttgggaagtacgggttggcggcatgtggagacggtccctgcccagcggcgggctcacagtctagaagggggagacagacaacaaaacatattaacaaaataaaataaatagaataaataggtattgTACGTATTCCTAAATATGTATCCCTGTGTGTCTTCTCTGTAAAAGTGAATTTGTCAATTTACAAATCCATTCGATCCCAGGCTTTCTGCTGGTTTAATGTGTTTGTGTGATGATGTATCAGGATCTTCACTGTTTTTACttgttacatatttactattctatttactttgttaatgaagtgATGACGTATCCGGATCTTCACTGCCTTCCCTtggacatatttgctattctatttattttgttgatgtgcatttagctttaattctatctgttctgacgacttgacgcctttccatattgttttgttctctgatgtGATGACGTATCAGGATCTTCACTGCCTTCCCTtggacatatttgctattctatttattttgttgatgtgcatttagctttaattctatttgttctgacgacttgatgcCTTTccatattgttttgttctctgatgtGACGACATATCAGGATCTTCACTGCCTTCCCTtggacatatttgctattctatttattttgttaatgatgtgcatttagctttaattctatatgttctgacgacttgacacctttccatattgttttgttctctgatgtGATGACGTATCAGGATCTTCACTGCCTTCCCTtggacatatttgctattctatttattttgttaatgatgtgcatttagctttaattctatctgttctgacaacttgacgccTTTccatattgttttgttctctgatgtGATGACGTATCAGGATCTTCACTGCCTTCCCTtggacatatttgctattctatttattttgttgatgtgcatttagctttaattctatttgttctgacgacttgacgcctttccatattgttttgttctctgatgtGATGACGTATCAGGATCTTCACTGCCTTCCCTtggacatatttgctattctatttattttgttaatgatgtgcatttagctttaattctatctgttccgacgacttgacgccTTTCCATAttattttgtttcgttctctgtctcccccttctagactgtgagcccgttgttgggtagggaccgtctctagatgttgccgacttggacttccccagcgcttagtacagtgctgtgcacaccgtaagcgctcaataaatacgattgaatgaatgaatgaatggatatgtgtCCCCTTGCCGTGGGCCCAGGAGGGCTGGGGATCCTGAGGGTTGCCCTGCTTCCGGGAGGCCACCGGGAAGTGGCAGACCTTCGGCGTCGGCCCGCGGCCCAACGACCACCacccctcctcgtccccccctccgtCCCCGAGCCTGGCCCATCTTTCTCTACCTTCTGCTTGCAGAAGGACGTCGCACAACGTGCCGCTCCGCTGTTGGCGATGGAGCTGCAGGAAGGCCAGACGGAGCAGCCGGGAATTCCGGTAGAGGATTTTGGGGCCTGCCGGGGAGCACATGTTTGTGGCTCCTCTGATCCTCCTTGGTTTCCGCAAACCAAACTCCTGCAAGTAAGACAGCGCACTTCAGAGGTTACGATTTCTAACATATTGGCAAAGGATACCCGATAGAGTAGACGGGATCACGTCTGCTGATTCTATTGTTTCCTCTCCCCGtattcagctcgttgtgggcagaaatgtgtctgtttgttgttgtattgtactctacaagcacttggtacagtgctttgcacacagtaagcgctcagtaaatacaactgaatgaattaatcaatggcatctattgaacatttacagtatgcaaagcactcggggtttgggagagtacaataagcatAGGTAGACGTGACCCCTATCCATAAGGCGCTTacagtgtaatgataataatagtaattaaggtacatagtaataataatggcatttgttaagcgcttactatgtgcaaagcactgttctcagcactggggaggatacaaggtgatcacgttgtcccacgtggggttcacggtcttaatctccattttacagatgaggtaactgaggcgcagataataataataataataataatgatggcatttgttaagcgcttactatgtgcaaagcactgttctaagcgctgggggggatacaaggtgatcaggttgtcccatgtggggttcacggtcttaatccccattttacagatgaggtaactgaggctcagagaataataataataataatgatgatgacggcatttgttaagcgcttactatgtgcaaagcactgttctaagcgctgggggggatacaaggtgatcaggttgtcccatgtggggttcacggtcttaatccccattttacagatgaggtaactgaggctcagagaataataataataatgatgatggcatttgttaagcgctatgtgcaaagctctgttctaagcactgggggggatacaaggtgatcaggttgttccgcgtggggcttacagtcatcatcccattttacagatgaggtaactgaggctccgagaagttaagtgacttgcccaaggtcacacagcagtcatgtgggggagatgggattagaacccgtgacctctgactcccaagcccatgctctttccactgagccacactgcttctctacatgtgtcaagcactgttctaagcgctggggtagatagaagttaatcaggtccctgttacagaagaggtaactgaggcacagagaagttaagtgacttgcccgagtgacCTGGTCcaccacggtaataataataataataataataataataataataataataatggcatttgttaagcgcttactatgtgcagagcactgttctaagcgctggggggatacaaggtgatcaagttgtcccacgtggggctcacagtcctaatccccattttacagatgagttaactgaggcttagagaagttaagtgccttgcccaaagtcacacagcagacatgtggcagagtcgggattcgaacccatgacctctgactccaaagcccgggctctttccactgagccatgctgcttggatcccgggattagaactcagatcctctgatccccaggccagtgctcttttcactaggccacgctgcttctctagatggggagagggacattaaaataaattacagactgggacaacctgatcaccttgtatctccccagtgcttagaacagtgctttgcacatagtaagcgcttaacaaatgccatcgttattattattattattattattattattattattattattattattattattattatatgcacataagtgctgtactggtggggtgaaaatctaagtgcttaagggttataTAGATCAAAATGTATAGGTaacccagaagggagggcagatcgGGAAACTGACACCAAAGGGAGTGTCTTGGGCaatagaagtgcttaataaatagtgataataatgatggcatttgttcattcattcattgtcgtatttattgagcgcttcctgtgtgcagagcactgtactaagcgcttgggaagtacaagttggcaccatatagagacggtccctacccaacagcgggctcacagtctagaagggggagacagacaacaaatcaaaacatataaaccaaataaaataaatagaataaatatgtacaaataaaataaataaataaatagagcaataaatccatacaaacatatatacatatatacaggtgctgtggggaggggaaggaggtaaggccggggggtggggagggggaggctgttaagcgcttactatgtgcaaagtactgttcctgatcaccttgtatcctccccagtgcttagaacagtactttctaacagcgctggggaggttacaaggagatcaggttgtcccacggcaggctcacagtcttcatcccattttccagatgcggttgctgaggcccggagaagtgaagtgacttgcgcaaagtcacccagctggcaagcggcggaggcgggatttgaacccatgacctctgactcccaagccggcactgttttgccactgagccttgctgcttttctgtgGTACTAACTGGTTGCCAAAGGAATTGGTGTAGGTCACACTTGGCTCCTCGGGtcccaaccttctcgctgtgcctccatctcgcctaactttggcctggtatgccctccctcctccaatccgccCATTACTCCCCCTTTCTTtgaagcctcattcattcattcattcagtcgtatttattgagcgcttaccgtgtgcagggcactggactaagcgcttgggctgttgaaggcccacctcctccatgaggccttcccagaccgagccccacatcccctcatctcccgctcccttctgcatcgctctgacttgctccctttgctctccaagCCCCACATTGCTCATGATGTACGTATCTGAaattttatattcatttattgagcgcttaccgtgtgcagggcactggactaagcgcttgggctattgaaggcccacctcctccatgaggccttcccagaccgagccccacatctcctcatctcccacatctcctcatctcccactcccttctgcgtcgctctgacttgctccctttgctctccgaaCCCCACAGCGCTcatgatgtacatatctgaaattttatattcatttattgagcgcttaccgtgtgcagagcactggactaagcgcttgggctattgaaggcccacctcctccacgaggccttcccagagtgagccccacatctcctcatctcccactcccttctgcgtcgctctgacttgctccctttgctctccaagCCCCACATTGCTCATGATGTACGTATCTGAaattttatattcatttattgagcgcttaccatgtgcagagcactggactaagcgcttgggctattgaaggcccacctcctccatgaggtccacatctcctcatctcccactcccttctgcgtcgctctgacatgctccctttgctccccgaACCCCACAGCGCTcatgatgtacatatctgaaattttatattcatttattgagcgcttaccgtgtgcggagcactgtactaagcacttgggacgtacaagttggcaatgtatagagacggtccctacccaggagtgggctcgcagtcgagaagaTATATCTGTttcgatatctgtctcccccgctcgagactgtaagcccgttgtgggcaggggaggtcactgtttattgttgtattgtactttcccaagtgcttagtgcagtgctctgcacacagtaagggttcaacagataagattgaataaacgaatgaagaACACTGTGCCAGGGGcagagctatttatttatttattttacttgtacatatctattctatttattttttttttgttaatatgtttggttttgttctctgtctcccccttttagactgtgagcccactgttgggtagggactgtctctatatgttgccaacttgtacttcccaagcgcttagtacagtgctctgcacacggtaagcgctcaataaatacgattgatgatgatgatgatgaggccgctgatgggtagggaccgtctctatatgttgccgacttgtacttcccaagcgcttagtacagtgctcggcacacagtaagcgctcaataaatacgactgaatgaatgaatgactacgccTCGGGCTGTCcagttgcattttttaaaaaaaagatagtaTTGgttataagtgtttactatgtggagtCGTTACAGGATCAGCAGGTTGGGCACCGCCTctcctggtgctcacagtctaaggggaagggagagcaaggtattttaccccccattttacagatgaggtaactgaggcagcgagaatcaatcaatcaatcaatcgtatttattgagcgcttactgtgtgcagagcactgtactaagcgcttgggaagtacaaattggcaacatatagagacagtcatcatcatcatcatcatcagtcgtatttattgagcgctgactgtgtgcagagcactgtactaagcgcttgggaagtacaaattggcaacatatagagacagtccctacccaacagtgggctcacagtctaaaagggggagacaaaaccaaacatactaacaaaataaaatagaatggatatgtacaagtaaaataaataaataaataaatagagtaataaatatgtacaaatatatatatatatatacagatgctgtggggaagggaaggaggtaagatggggaggatggagagggggacgaggggggagcgagaagtgatgtgacttgcaaAAGGCCACaccgcagagccaggattagaatccaggcgctctgacgcccaggcctacgCTTTCTCCATTAGGCGGGCTGCTTCCTGATAGGAATAACATGGCACAAACCAACAGGGCTCTAATTAGTCCTTCGTGAGGGTTCTCGATCCTGACGTCCTGTCCGTCATTCCTGCCTCAAACAAGGAGCCATCGAAGACCTTCACTCCTGACCTAACTGCACCCTCACCGGCCCAAATCAGTACGTGTAATCCCAAAACAGTGGTACATTGGGATATCGTGATTGCAtttgacacacaataataatactaattgtggtaataatgatgatggcatttattaagcgcttactatgtgcaaagtactgttctgagcgctggggaggttacaaggtcatcaggttgtcccacggggggctcacagtcttcatccccattttccagatgagggaactgaggcgcagagaagtgaagtgacttgcccaaagtcacacagatgacaggtggccgagccgggatttgaacccctgacctctggctccaaagcccgggctctttccactgagccacgctgcttcccacagccatgctgcttcccactctgctggtacttgttacgcgccaggcactgtactaagcgctgggatggaaacaaggaaatcaggttggacgcagtccctgtcccccatggggctcacagacttaatccccattttacagacttacagtgctctgcacacagtaagcgctcaataaatacgattgaatgaatgaggtaaccaaggcacagaaa
This genomic stretch from Tachyglossus aculeatus isolate mTacAcu1 chromosome 22, mTacAcu1.pri, whole genome shotgun sequence harbors:
- the BTBD18 gene encoding BTB/POZ domain-containing protein 18, translating into MCSPAGPKILYRNSRLLRLAFLQLHRQQRSGTLCDVLLQAEGEAVPAHSCVLSACSPFFTERLEQEQPAQGRQVVLQLGGLKISTLRKLVNFLYTSEMEASREEVRDILAAARRFRVLELESLQLEGSKLVKASQGRRLNRECLQAPPVSARLPGPGIPPQAPLPKAPAPRPPGAGRLKLLGGTADGPQKKGGPQGPRDQAGTPRGCPVPVAREETGAKDQAGSFSLGNQHQASWATTPGPPVLAPSVFSPPGHPPIFSPPGHPVLSPLSPYSPGNDPLPPRKIKLSRSKPSTGADPSRSPGSVSGSSPARPPANRRVWRKRSGKAEEAEERREPGGAGAQRGGRNPPDSGEARKRSPEARAAGSDSAEEGQVGRVKLRKIVNGSCWEVVQEPPPGDPGPDGPREAAPGPDPADPSGPRGSHGLRDPSTAETGPPGLPMESLEGPIPDRDGARPDPAAPPGLPLLGEGLGGSLELDAAPPDPPFEAEEYGITSTAATIELEEILDFMFSGTELGAMGDALEHPREGSAEPPPAYPGPQGPETWGQGEEWFLPDLELWPKALELEEPCDAEEESVIFQPLSPLALTPSADLGELLPGAAGWTPGPGVDSVEAAGDRGRVEAETPARPGPDAGSPTRSQRPPAARGLPCAARGAASAPPEGDPVRGAGGAAERQPLPPVEEDQDIDVVDWVAQVGLVPIGGPCVWPDPSSESETEVDVLT